The DNA sequence CTCGGCCACCTCTCCGCCGTTCACGACGAATTCCGTCGGAGAGGAGGCAGGCTCGACCTGCAGGCATTGACCGCCCCACGCCGGCAAGGAGGCCAGCACGGCCAGGCGATACCGACGCAGCGGATACCAGTCGGGCAAGATGTCGAGTTCTGCGGCAAACCCGGTGGTATCGCATTGGTCGAGCAGGTGGAAGGGAACCGCATGGCCCGTCTGGTCGCGCAGAATCAGGTGGTCAGGGGCCGGCTTCTCATCACTGCGTGGCCAATCGACCGTCACCTCCGTCCATTCCTCGCGGGCCCAGCCACTGGGATTGAACAGGCACACCTGGGGAGCCGCGACGGGCCGGCGCACCTGGTGACCCAACTCGGCCAGAAGTTCCTCGGCCATCTGTTCGACGGCATCAAAGCGCGGCAACATCTCCCGATGGACCTGGTCCACCGAACAGCCACAGATCGAGTCGTGGGGATGATTCAGCATCAGGGTGCGCCAGGCGTGGCGCACAAAACGGAAGGGGCGTTCCGCCGCGCGTCCGGACCACCAGGCGTGGGCGGCCAAGGGTTCCACCAGACGCTCCAGCAGCCGCTGCCCGTGCGCATTGCGCTGCTTCAGGTAAACGCGGCTCGACAGCACCCCCGGCAGCATGTAGGCGATGCCCACCGGCGTGCGCAACTCCCCGTGCAATTCCGCCACAGCGGTCGTTCCCTCGAAGATTTCCGACAGCGAGGCGATGCGGAGGCGGAATGACGGCGAGGCGGCGGCAAGACGCTGCACCGTGGCATGCGTGTCGGGACGAGGCCCCATATGGTCTGCCCCGGAGAGCAACCAGGCCCGTTGGTGTCCCTGGAAAGCGTCCACGTAGGTGGTCAGTCGCGCCAGCCGCTGTTCGTCCGACAACGATTCGACCAGAGGGGTCTGATAGTACCCCTGCGGTAGCCAGGCTGCCTCGGTGCGCGTGCCGTCTGGCCCCACCCAGGCAAAGCGTGGGGCCGCCGGGTGGGCCCCCCGCCACACCACGGCATGCTGCAGGCCGAAGCCCGCGAGAATCTGGGGCATCTGGGCGATATGGCCAAACATGTCAGGCAAGTAACCGACGCCAAGGGCCTCGTGATTGACCCCCAATTCGCGTTCTGCCTCCCGGCCCATCAGCAGGTTGCGGATCAAGGCCTCTCCGCTGACCAGGAACTCGTCCACCAGCACGTACCACGGCCCGAAGGAGAATCGCCCGCTGCCGATGCCAGCGGCAATCTCATCGCGACGCTCCGGACAGATGGCCAGGAAGTCATCCACCATCGCCGTTTGACCATCCAGCAAAAAATGCGGCAGGTCGCCGACCAAGACCCCCTCGATCGCCTCGACCAGGCGATAGCGGTAGCTTTCGAAAGGCCGATACCACTCCCGATCCCAGTGGGTGTGAGGAATGATCAACAGTTCGCCGGGGCGAGTCTCAGGGCATGACACGACGGTTTCTCCGGGGAAGGACCGTGAGGGGCGGTCGCGCCGCCACCTGAAGGCCCCATGGTAGACTACAGACGCAGAAGCGCACGTGTCGATGCGCACCTTCAGGAGGATCACCGCGATGACCTTGCCCAACGCCGAACGCGTCGGAGAATTGCAGCAAAGCGCCCAGCAACTGGCGAAGCAGGCGCTGGATACCGCGGAGCTGGGCCTGCGCCTGGTGCGCGCCCAGCTCGAACAAGCCACCGGCCAGCAATCCCCTCAGGTAGCTGCCTTTCAGCGCAACCTGCAAGACAATGCCCTGGCCGCCGAAACCAAGGCCAAGGAACTGTTCACGCTGGCCACGCGTTTCATGAACGATCTGAACGACAAGTGGCAGCCTGGTCAGGCGGCTGCCGCCGCACCTGCGGAAGCAGCCGAAGAGGCGCCGCCGACCCGCACCAAGGTCGACATCGGCTAGGTTCCTTCAACCCTCGTCGTCACTGGCTGACAGGTGCGTCAGCCAGTGCGAGAGTTCAGGGTCGGGCGCTTCCGGGGTGGCCACCTGCGCGTAGTGCTTCAGCAACTCCAGCGCGCGGGGACTGGTGCCGGCTTGCTCGGCGGCCGCAAACCCCAGGGCGTCATGCCAGCGGTAGATGTGCAGGCCGGCCCAGGGCGCGTGGGGATCAGGTTCACCTGCGGACTCCGCTTCGTCGGGCAGCCAGCGGTCCAGCACCACCCCGGCGCAACGCCAAAACAGGCCGTACCAGGCCGGTTTTCCGCAGTCGTGCAGCAAGGCGGCCTCCAGGACCCAGGCCGGTGCCTGCCGCCCAGCCAGCCGCGTGGCCACGCGTATCGCGTGGGCTCGATCCGGCCGCGACATCCCTTCAAACAGACGTCGTTGAGCCGGCGTCAAGCCTTTGCCAGCCCATTCTGCCGGCAACTCGGAGGCGGAGGGCCAGAGGTACCAGAAGACCTGGCGAATGCGCTTGAGCCCTCGCATCAATGCCGCACCGCCGAACCTAGACCAGCCACTGCATCCCACGCGCCGCCAGCGCATACAGCCAGCGCAGCGGGTTGTTCGCTCCGGGCAACAGCACCAGCACCAGCAGGGCCACCACGCCGTAGGGTAATAGCCGCTGAAACGCCGGCAGCCAGCGTCGAGGCAGGAGGCTTTCCAGCAGGTTGCCGCCATCGAGCGGGGGAATTGGAAGCAGATTGAAGACCATCAGCATGAGGTTCAGCGAGAACAGGACCTCGAACCACGTGCTGGCCCCTGCTGGCATCCCGGAAAGGTGAGTCAGCGCCAGCAGCGCGGCCCAGGCCAAGAGGAAATTGGCGAAGGGGCCGGCCGCCGAGACCAGAAAGGAGCCCAGGCGCGGCCAGCGCAGCTGATTGGGATCGAACGGCACCGGCTTGGCCCAGCCGAAGCCCGCCAGCAGGATGAACAGGGTGCCGAAAAAGTCCAGGTGAACGAACGGGTTGACCGTGACCCGCCCCGCGTCCCGCGCGGTGGAGTCACCCAGCCACGTCGCGGTGAGGGCATGTCCGAACTCGTGCAGCGTGATCGAAACGATAAACAGCGGAATCAGCACCGCCAGAAAGACGGGGTCGTTGACGTGGTTGAAAATCATGCCTCTGGGACCTTGTTTCCTTCGCGGGCATGCAGGTCGGCCAGGAAGGCCAATTCCTGCGAGGGGGAGACGGTGCCAGCCAGGCGCGCTTCGAGCAAACGATCCAGGTAGAGGGCATAGCAAGGCCCTGGCGGAACGCCGAGACGTTTGAGATCGTGCCCGCTGACGCTCAATCGGATCTGCCGCCACGAGGTCCAGTAGCAGAGGACGGATCGCCGCAGCGCTGGTAAACGGGTTCCCAGGAACAGCGCCACCAGCAACCAGGGGGGCAAGCCATCCAGCTCACGTTGAATTTGAACCGTGGAAGTCGAGGCTGGGAAGCCATAGCGCACGAGTTCCCAGGCGCGCGTCAGTTGCGAGACCTGCTTACCCGCTAGCCGAAGTCGCTCCGAAACGGCGCTCGCCTCGTGAACGGAGAGGTCGGCCAACAGCAGGGCCAGGTGGGCCAGCCAACGCTCTGGTGTGTCTTCCAGGCCCATTCGCTGCGCCAAGCGTCCCGCTTGCCACAGGCGCTTCCGAACTGCCGGCGTCCAGGAGAGCTGCGGCGAGATGAACCTCAGCGCGCCCAGTTCGTCCAACCGATTCAGGCCTGGTACGGGATCCGGCAACGTCAGCAGGCGGGCCAGTTCAGTGCAGGCGCGCTCCCCGGCCGTGCCATCGAAGGTGCCCGTCCCGAGGGCAAAGCGTGCAAAGGCTTCACTGGCCGTTTCGAGCCGGAACCCCAGGGTCAGCTCGAAACGGACGGCCCGCAGGACCCGGGTGGGGTCTTCGAGAAAGCTCAGGTTATGCAACACCCGCAACTCACGGCGGGCCATATCACCGAGGGCGTCGAAAAAGTCGATCAGCTGCCCGCGATGTCCGCGATCGATTCGCAGGGCCAGACAGTTGATCGAGAAATCCCGTCGCGACAGGTCCTGCTTGAGGGAGCTGAATGCCACCTGGGGCAGGGCGCCAGGGCAGGTGTAATGCTCAGTGCGTGCGGTAGCGACGTCGAGCCGTTTGCCATCGGCGAGGGTCACGTGGGCCGTGCCAAAGGGAGGGTGGGCGTGCACCTGCGCGCCCTCGAAGGCCTGAGCGATCTGATGGGCAAAGGCGATCCCGTCCGATTCCACCACCACGTCGATGTCCATGTTGGCGCGACCCAGCACCAGGTCGCGCACGGCTCCGCCCACCAGATAGACAGGCCGATCGGCGGCCACTTCCCCGACCCGCTCGATCACCGCCAGCCAATCTGCCGGCCAGTGGGCCACCATGCGCTGGCTCATCTCCGTGGTGAGATGGGCCACCGCGTGGCGTCGGTCGGGTGCCTGGTCGTACTGGGCCCGCAGGATGTCACTGCGGGTCACGATCCCGACCATCGCTTCGCCGCGCATGACCGGCAGGCGCCCGATATCGCGCCGCACCATCAGGTCTTGCAGGTGTTGCAGGGTGGCGTCTTCCGGGACCGTTTCCAGGCGGGACGTCATGACGTGACGCACCTCGTCACCCCGCAGGCCGTGACGGGACGCCCGTTCCAGGTCACGCCGAGAGATGACGCCTGCCGGGCGTCCTGCTCGCGTCACCACCAGTCCGCTGTGACCCAGTTCGTCCAGCAAGCGCACCGCGGCGTCGATCGGCGCCTGAGCGTCGATGGTTCGCACTGGGCTCGACATCAGGTCACAGGCCCGCAACTCGGCCGGGAGGGACGCTTCCAGGGTGGCGCGCGCGTGGGCGAGCACGTCGCCGAAGGGGATTCCGCGCGCGTGCGCGCTGGCGGCCTGGGGGTGCCCTGCAGGGCCCCAGGGGGCAAAGAGTCCACGCAGGTCGACCCCCTCGAGACGGCCACGTGCGACCATCTGAGTGCGCGCGTCCCCCATCTCAACCGCCAGCAGCACCGCATCCACCTCCAGCAGGCCCTGCAGCTTGTCAGCCACCACCGACAAGCCGGCAACGAACTCGGGGACGCGCGCGCCGACGAGCAGGAGCGCGCGGCCGTTCAACGAGATCGGGCGGGCTTCCGGCAACAGCTGCTCCAGCAGGCCGCGCTGATCCGCGGTGAGACCATCCTCCAGCCACTGGGAGACCAGCGCGAGGTCTGCACCACGCTCGATCAACCAGGCGGCGGCGCGCACGTCGGCAGGTGTGGTTGCTGGATACAGCAGCGACCCCGTGTCGGCATAAATGCCCAGGGCCATGAGGGTGGCCTCCGAGGGCGACAGCCGGCAGGTCGGTAACTGCTGGAGGGCTTCTACAATCAGGCTGGTCGCGGAGCCACGCAGCGTCCGGATCCCCGCGTCCCCAGGGATCTCGTCTTTGGCCGGGGGATGGTGATCGTACACGATCCACTCGACGCCAGGCCGATCGAGCAAGGGATACAGCGGCCCCAGCCGCGCCACGGACCTGGTGTCGACCACCACCACCCGACGCACCTGCCTCAGGTCGAGTTCCTCGGCCTGGCGAAGCCCCAACAGGTCCTTGTGCAGAACAGCCAGGCGCTTCACGGTGGCGTCCAAGCTGGTCTGCAGGACGG is a window from the Candidatus Sericytochromatia bacterium genome containing:
- a CDS encoding glycosyl hydrolase-related protein: MSCPETRPGELLIIPHTHWDREWYRPFESYRYRLVEAIEGVLVGDLPHFLLDGQTAMVDDFLAICPERRDEIAAGIGSGRFSFGPWYVLVDEFLVSGEALIRNLLMGREAERELGVNHEALGVGYLPDMFGHIAQMPQILAGFGLQHAVVWRGAHPAAPRFAWVGPDGTRTEAAWLPQGYYQTPLVESLSDEQRLARLTTYVDAFQGHQRAWLLSGADHMGPRPDTHATVQRLAAASPSFRLRIASLSEIFEGTTAVAELHGELRTPVGIAYMLPGVLSSRVYLKQRNAHGQRLLERLVEPLAAHAWWSGRAAERPFRFVRHAWRTLMLNHPHDSICGCSVDQVHREMLPRFDAVEQMAEELLAELGHQVRRPVAAPQVCLFNPSGWAREEWTEVTVDWPRSDEKPAPDHLILRDQTGHAVPFHLLDQCDTTGFAAELDILPDWYPLRRYRLAVLASLPAWGGQCLQVEPASSPTEFVVNGGEVAEVGLENAHFRLTVEHGDVVLLDKRANRRYARLHRLEDHGEAGDSYNHSPPREDLHVSLLLTGQRLVTSMTPGDDRLEVCYAADVPLALAPDRSGRGEAVAPLEIHATFRLRPDRVEVESRLAHHHQDHRLRLFVTVPEADAEVFSEGAFGIFPRPDVAPSPLPVAAGHEAVMPEFPVGLFSAAVGSSGQGLAIATEGLHEVSVRRTEEDCSLAVTLLRAVGWLSRDDLQTRGGGAGPRFETPEAQCPGEQIFRYALIPLRQGTVDALAPAHHFANPIHTWLGHQGLSLSPFVRFADPRIVLSALKRSEDGQHLVVRAYNPFDQRVESAASWREDCGPVREARLDETPLTADQPAAPTHVSFGPYAIKTWLVARPADV
- a CDS encoding site-2 protease family protein produces the protein MIFNHVNDPVFLAVLIPLFIVSITLHEFGHALTATWLGDSTARDAGRVTVNPFVHLDFFGTLFILLAGFGWAKPVPFDPNQLRWPRLGSFLVSAAGPFANFLLAWAALLALTHLSGMPAGASTWFEVLFSLNLMLMVFNLLPIPPLDGGNLLESLLPRRWLPAFQRLLPYGVVALLVLVLLPGANNPLRWLYALAARGMQWLV
- a CDS encoding CBS domain-containing protein, with amino-acid sequence MTEAELPPQLAPESVIITHIHSDADAWGALVGARHLYPEAVPVLQTSLDATVKRLAVLHKDLLGLRQAEELDLRQVRRVVVVDTRSVARLGPLYPLLDRPGVEWIVYDHHPPAKDEIPGDAGIRTLRGSATSLIVEALQQLPTCRLSPSEATLMALGIYADTGSLLYPATTPADVRAAAWLIERGADLALVSQWLEDGLTADQRGLLEQLLPEARPISLNGRALLLVGARVPEFVAGLSVVADKLQGLLEVDAVLLAVEMGDARTQMVARGRLEGVDLRGLFAPWGPAGHPQAASAHARGIPFGDVLAHARATLEASLPAELRACDLMSSPVRTIDAQAPIDAAVRLLDELGHSGLVVTRAGRPAGVISRRDLERASRHGLRGDEVRHVMTSRLETVPEDATLQHLQDLMVRRDIGRLPVMRGEAMVGIVTRSDILRAQYDQAPDRRHAVAHLTTEMSQRMVAHWPADWLAVIERVGEVAADRPVYLVGGAVRDLVLGRANMDIDVVVESDGIAFAHQIAQAFEGAQVHAHPPFGTAHVTLADGKRLDVATARTEHYTCPGALPQVAFSSLKQDLSRRDFSINCLALRIDRGHRGQLIDFFDALGDMARRELRVLHNLSFLEDPTRVLRAVRFELTLGFRLETASEAFARFALGTGTFDGTAGERACTELARLLTLPDPVPGLNRLDELGALRFISPQLSWTPAVRKRLWQAGRLAQRMGLEDTPERWLAHLALLLADLSVHEASAVSERLRLAGKQVSQLTRAWELVRYGFPASTSTVQIQRELDGLPPWLLVALFLGTRLPALRRSVLCYWTSWRQIRLSVSGHDLKRLGVPPGPCYALYLDRLLEARLAGTVSPSQELAFLADLHAREGNKVPEA